One window of Candidatus Tokpelaia hoelldoblerii genomic DNA carries:
- the azlD gene encoding Azaleucine resistance protein AzlD (bhsal06530): MTGHMFLAITAASLVAILIRIVPVLFFANRTFPAILRNWLSFVPVAILSALVAGQIIGDKSFTSFGVSVALLATLAATLAGLLSRSLLGTVLAAVLAYLLFQNL, translated from the coding sequence ATGACCGGACATATGTTTCTTGCCATCACGGCGGCTTCCCTTGTCGCCATCCTCATCCGCATTGTGCCGGTGCTGTTTTTTGCCAACCGCACCTTTCCTGCCATCCTGCGCAACTGGCTGTCCTTTGTGCCGGTGGCTATTCTTTCCGCGCTTGTCGCCGGTCAGATTATCGGCGACAAATCCTTTACATCCTTCGGCGTTTCTGTCGCCCTGCTGGCCACGCTTGCTGCAACACTGGCAGGCTTGCTAAGCCGCAGCCTGCTTGGTACAGTTCTCGCGGCAGTTCTTGCTTATCTTCTGTTCCAGAATTTATAA
- a CDS encoding Hypothetical protein (bhsal06580), translated as MGESVASDSTLSLYFDLKEGRKADLEIVAQAAIKWVSLLRLVAQEVDPHANVKVELVDAIEGSLKLNTVIEWVENQLFNLDRKTEKYKRLRLIAVGLALYLGSDLYERAMDYLFDSSGKNEIKIVLDEKDRNLLRGILEKANEKQEIKQESKNFFRVLEHDTSIAGVGISKASEKYPKFIIPNTQFAELGGLWELSKTGEEETRTVYHVFEVILISPVLIKKPRCWKFQISGLPEFSAKMEDKEFLKALEQDHIRERLRVGINMTIRLKIIESLVDGEWSVKNRSVIEVISPKTD; from the coding sequence GTGGGAGAGTCGGTTGCGAGTGATAGTACTTTAAGCTTGTATTTTGATCTAAAAGAGGGGAGGAAAGCTGACCTAGAGATTGTAGCACAGGCTGCTATAAAATGGGTATCCCTTTTACGCTTGGTTGCACAAGAAGTTGATCCTCATGCAAATGTCAAAGTTGAACTTGTAGATGCAATTGAAGGTAGCTTAAAGCTTAATACAGTAATTGAGTGGGTTGAAAATCAATTATTCAATCTTGATAGGAAAACGGAAAAATACAAAAGATTAAGATTGATTGCTGTAGGGTTGGCCCTATACTTGGGGAGTGATCTTTATGAAAGAGCAATGGATTATTTATTTGATAGCTCTGGAAAAAATGAAATTAAGATAGTGCTTGATGAGAAAGATAGAAATTTATTACGAGGAATTTTGGAAAAGGCGAACGAGAAGCAAGAAATTAAACAGGAGAGTAAAAATTTCTTTAGAGTGCTGGAGCACGACACCTCTATAGCTGGAGTAGGAATAAGTAAAGCTTCAGAGAAATATCCTAAATTTATTATTCCAAATACACAGTTTGCTGAATTGGGTGGTTTATGGGAGCTGTCCAAAACAGGTGAAGAAGAAACTCGTACAGTTTATCATGTATTCGAGGTCATACTTATCAGCCCGGTTTTAATAAAAAAGCCGAGGTGCTGGAAGTTTCAGATATCAGGACTCCCCGAGTTTTCAGCCAAGATGGAAGATAAAGAATTTCTTAAGGCCTTAGAGCAGGACCATATTCGCGAGCGGTTAAGGGTGGGAATTAATATGACTATCAGGCTAAAGATTATAGAAAGCTTAGTTGATGGAGAATGGAGTGTAAAAAATAGATCTGTTATAGAGGTAATAAGTCCAAAGACCGATTAG
- the recG gene encoding ATP-dependent DNA helicase RecG (bhsal06520) produces the protein MRPPVLDPLFSSIRSLTGVGPKIARMLAKVLDVDMATGEPWLIDLLQLMPHSSIDRRNRVTVADAQEGAIATLELTVGRHQPPLPGKRNIPYRVFAHDTSGSITLVFFHAQASWLQGQLPVGGQVIVSGKVECFNGQPSMVHPDHITTVADSAALPLVEPVYPSTAGLSAKTVARAMLEALTHIPALPEWQEKHFHQREDFPAYAQALARIHAPQDPADIALTTPARRRLAYDELLAGQLALALVRLKTRRLSGRALPLHGTCTNRLRDSLPFRLTQGQEQAIDEISTDLAAPERMLRLLQGDVGAGKTVVALLAMAQAAESEGQSALMAPTEVLARQHFATIAPLAEKAGLQTALLTGREKGCERERILASLQQGQIHIIIGTHALIQEGVEFRNLALAIIDEQHRFGVHQRLQLTGKGNAPDMLVMTATPIPRTLVLTAFGDMDVSRLTEKPAGRKPIKTATLPAERMEELLTRISHALSAGEKLYWICPLVEESENSDLTAATERFEVLTQRFGDMVGLVHGKMPAAQKDVAMADFKTGKTRLLVATTVVEVGVDVPDASIIVIEHSERFGLAQLHQLRGRVGRSDKPSSCTLLYKEPLSATARARLNVMRETEDGFVIAEEDLRLRGEGDLLGTKQSGVPGFHLADIEAHRDLLETARRDARLILEQDSELESPRGQALRLLLYLFRRDDAIRLLRAG, from the coding sequence ATGCGCCCGCCTGTGCTTGACCCGTTGTTTTCCTCCATCCGCTCGCTTACCGGTGTGGGCCCGAAAATTGCCCGGATGCTGGCCAAGGTGCTTGATGTTGATATGGCAACGGGGGAGCCATGGCTGATTGACCTGCTGCAACTGATGCCGCATTCAAGCATTGACCGGCGCAACCGCGTCACCGTCGCAGACGCGCAAGAGGGGGCAATCGCCACGCTGGAACTTACTGTTGGCCGCCACCAGCCGCCCCTGCCCGGAAAGCGCAACATTCCCTATCGCGTCTTCGCTCATGATACAAGCGGCAGCATTACGCTGGTGTTTTTCCATGCGCAAGCCAGCTGGCTGCAAGGCCAGTTGCCAGTGGGCGGACAGGTGATTGTCTCCGGCAAGGTTGAGTGCTTCAACGGCCAGCCTTCCATGGTGCACCCCGACCACATCACCACTGTGGCTGACAGTGCTGCCCTGCCGCTGGTTGAACCGGTTTATCCATCCACCGCCGGGCTATCCGCCAAAACTGTGGCAAGAGCCATGCTCGAGGCATTAACCCACATCCCCGCCCTGCCCGAATGGCAGGAGAAACATTTTCACCAGCGGGAAGACTTTCCTGCTTATGCACAGGCGCTTGCCCGCATTCATGCCCCGCAAGACCCGGCAGATATTGCCCTCACGACGCCGGCCCGCCGCAGGCTCGCCTATGACGAGTTACTGGCCGGGCAACTGGCGCTTGCTCTGGTGCGGCTGAAAACCAGACGCCTGTCCGGCCGCGCGTTGCCACTCCATGGCACCTGCACCAACCGTTTACGCGACAGCCTGCCCTTCCGCCTGACACAAGGGCAGGAACAGGCGATTGATGAAATTTCCACCGATCTGGCCGCACCTGAGCGGATGTTGCGCCTGTTGCAGGGTGATGTCGGCGCCGGTAAAACCGTAGTCGCGCTGCTGGCCATGGCGCAGGCGGCAGAATCGGAAGGGCAATCAGCCCTGATGGCGCCGACCGAAGTGCTGGCCCGCCAGCATTTTGCCACCATCGCCCCACTGGCTGAAAAAGCCGGCCTGCAAACCGCCCTGCTGACAGGGCGTGAAAAGGGATGCGAGCGCGAGCGGATACTGGCAAGCCTTCAACAGGGACAAATCCATATCATCATCGGCACGCACGCACTTATTCAGGAAGGCGTGGAGTTTCGCAATCTGGCGCTGGCGATTATTGATGAACAGCACCGTTTCGGCGTGCACCAGCGCCTGCAACTGACCGGCAAAGGCAATGCACCGGACATGCTGGTGATGACAGCAACGCCCATTCCACGCACACTGGTTCTTACCGCTTTTGGCGATATGGACGTTTCCAGGCTGACTGAAAAACCAGCCGGACGAAAGCCAATTAAAACTGCCACCTTGCCGGCAGAACGGATGGAAGAACTGTTGACACGTATCAGTCATGCTCTGAGCGCTGGAGAAAAGCTCTACTGGATTTGCCCGCTGGTGGAAGAATCAGAAAACTCAGACCTCACTGCAGCGACAGAACGGTTTGAAGTCCTCACCCAACGGTTCGGTGACATGGTCGGGCTGGTGCACGGCAAAATGCCCGCCGCGCAGAAAGATGTTGCCATGGCTGATTTCAAAACCGGCAAAACGCGATTGCTTGTTGCCACCACGGTGGTTGAAGTCGGTGTTGACGTGCCGGATGCTTCCATTATCGTCATTGAACACTCCGAGCGTTTCGGGCTGGCGCAGTTGCATCAGTTGCGTGGCCGTGTCGGGCGAAGCGACAAACCGTCATCGTGCACATTGCTTTACAAGGAACCTCTTTCCGCCACAGCACGCGCCCGGCTGAATGTCATGCGCGAAACGGAAGACGGTTTTGTTATCGCCGAGGAAGACCTGCGGCTGCGCGGCGAAGGGGACTTGCTTGGCACAAAGCAATCCGGTGTGCCGGGTTTTCATCTCGCTGATATCGAAGCCCACCGCGATCTGCTGGAAACCGCGCGGCGGGATGCCCGCCTGATACTGGAACAGGACAGTGAGCTGGAGTCCCCGCGCGGGCAGGCGCTGCGGTTGCTGCTTTATCTTTTCCGCCGCGATGACGCCATCCGCCTGCTGCGCGCCGGTTAA
- the azlC gene encoding Azaleucine resistance protein AzlC (bhsal06540): MDKNDRQQFRQGVIACIPTLLGYWAVGFACGAIGTTAGFGVLETALLSTFMYSGSAHFMFYSLAAAGTETWFAIANISLAIAFINLRYLLINTYMAQFFKTANLREKLIGGALTTDETFTIAANHANRNDGKLPFYWLLGLNVTAWLNWIISTIVGCLFAGLLPEWLRDSMGFSLAGMFIGLLLISWFISKTRLIDIAVVAVAIGVIICSHGVISPDTAPIIATLFGATAGLVLLIVLQKRKISS, encoded by the coding sequence ATGGACAAAAACGACCGACAACAATTCCGGCAGGGCGTCATTGCCTGCATCCCGACACTTCTCGGCTATTGGGCGGTGGGTTTTGCCTGCGGGGCCATCGGCACAACTGCCGGTTTCGGCGTCCTGGAAACAGCATTGCTGAGCACTTTCATGTATTCCGGCTCAGCACATTTCATGTTTTATTCGCTGGCGGCAGCGGGCACGGAAACATGGTTTGCCATTGCCAACATCTCGCTTGCCATAGCTTTTATCAATCTGCGCTATCTGCTGATCAACACCTATATGGCGCAATTTTTCAAAACGGCCAATCTGCGCGAAAAGCTGATCGGCGGCGCGCTGACAACGGATGAAACATTTACCATTGCCGCCAATCATGCCAACAGGAATGACGGCAAACTGCCGTTCTACTGGCTGCTCGGGCTGAATGTCACCGCATGGCTTAACTGGATCATCTCGACCATTGTCGGCTGCCTGTTTGCCGGTCTTCTGCCTGAATGGCTCAGGGACAGCATGGGTTTCAGCCTTGCGGGCATGTTCATCGGCCTGCTGCTGATCAGCTGGTTTATCAGCAAAACCCGCCTCATCGACATTGCGGTTGTTGCTGTCGCAATCGGTGTGATTATCTGCAGCCACGGGGTTATCAGCCCGGATACAGCACCCATCATCGCCACGCTCTTTGGCGCAACCGCCGGTCTTGTTTTGCTGATTGTCCTGCAAAAGAGGAAAATATCATCATGA
- the eno gene encoding Enolase (bhsal06500), with amino-acid sequence MTAIIDITGREILDSRGNPTVEVDVTLENGAFGRAAVPSGASTGAHEAVELRDGGTRYQGKGVEKAVAAVNGELLEELGGLDAEDQIAIDNAMIALDGTPNKGRLGANALLGVSLAVAKAAAMSSGLPLYRYVGGTQAHLLPTPMMNIINGGVHADNPIDFQEFMILPVGAPTFREALRYGAEVFHTLKKRLKDAGHNTNVGDEGGFAPNLKSAEHALDFIVESIEQAGFKPGKDIALGLDCAATEFFKDGKYVYEGEGVTRDARKQAEYLKKLKTAYPIISIEDGMAEDDWDGWKTLTDLIGKKCQLVGDDLFVTNSARLRDGIKMGVANSILVKVNQIGTLSETLDAVETAHKAGYTAVMSHRSGETEDSTIADLAVATNCGQIKTGSLARSDRLAKYNQLLRIEEELGAQARYAGASAFRIG; translated from the coding sequence ATGACTGCCATTATTGACATTACCGGCCGTGAAATTCTTGATAGCCGTGGCAATCCGACAGTTGAAGTGGATGTAACGCTTGAAAACGGTGCGTTTGGCCGCGCTGCTGTGCCGTCCGGTGCCTCAACCGGCGCGCATGAGGCGGTTGAGTTGCGTGATGGCGGTACCCGCTATCAGGGCAAAGGTGTTGAAAAGGCTGTCGCTGCTGTCAACGGTGAACTGCTGGAAGAACTTGGCGGCCTTGATGCTGAAGACCAGATTGCCATTGATAACGCCATGATTGCCCTTGACGGCACGCCGAATAAGGGGCGGCTTGGCGCCAATGCACTTCTTGGCGTTTCGCTGGCTGTGGCCAAAGCTGCGGCAATGTCCAGCGGCCTGCCGCTTTATCGCTATGTCGGCGGTACACAGGCGCATCTGCTGCCAACTCCGATGATGAATATCATCAATGGCGGTGTTCATGCCGATAACCCGATTGATTTTCAGGAATTCATGATTCTGCCGGTTGGCGCGCCGACCTTCCGTGAAGCGTTGCGCTATGGGGCGGAAGTGTTCCATACATTGAAAAAACGCCTGAAGGACGCCGGTCACAATACCAATGTCGGGGATGAGGGCGGCTTTGCCCCCAACCTGAAAAGTGCGGAACACGCGCTGGATTTTATTGTTGAATCCATTGAACAGGCCGGTTTCAAGCCGGGCAAGGATATTGCGCTGGGGCTTGACTGCGCCGCGACAGAATTTTTCAAGGATGGCAAATATGTCTATGAAGGCGAAGGTGTCACCCGCGATGCCAGAAAACAGGCTGAATATCTGAAAAAGCTTAAGACTGCCTATCCGATTATCTCTATTGAAGACGGCATGGCGGAAGATGACTGGGACGGCTGGAAAACCCTGACGGATCTGATCGGCAAGAAATGCCAGCTTGTCGGTGATGATCTGTTTGTGACCAATTCCGCCCGTCTGCGGGACGGTATTAAAATGGGCGTCGCCAATTCCATTCTGGTGAAAGTCAACCAGATCGGCACATTGAGCGAAACCCTTGATGCGGTTGAAACCGCGCACAAGGCCGGTTATACGGCCGTGATGTCGCACCGCTCCGGTGAAACGGAAGATTCCACCATTGCTGATCTGGCCGTGGCGACCAATTGCGGCCAGATTAAAACCGGTTCGCTTGCCCGTTCGGACCGGTTGGCGAAGTACAACCAGTTGCTGCGCATCGAGGAAGAACTGGGCGCGCAGGCGCGTTATGCCGGTGCTTCCGCATTCCGTATCGGGTAA
- the mfd gene encoding Transcription-repair-coupling factor (bhsal06560), with protein MAVFSPFKGMGQANHVILDEVAEGFLPFALAKLVEEAGTHPAPVLFIARDGQKLEDLRSSLGFIRPELPVLHFPAWDCLPYDRVSPGQAVSARRLSALADLRALRDNPHPALVLTTANAVLQKLPPRKVLDDMALALRPGQQFDMNRLVQTLEHNGFERVTTVRDVGEYAVRGGIVDLFAPGDEAPVRLDFFGDVLETVREFDPATQRTAATRQLFDLQPMSEITLTAETISRFRSNYVKSFGAAQRNDALYQAISEGRRFAGMEHWLPLFYDGLETLFDYTGTIRTAFDHLTAEALGERHKLISDYYQARREQENDKTAQSTAAPYHPLPPEMLYLAVEDLFAAQRQCGSRVDITPFAQAPGGMVKIIHAGTQAARDFAPERNAPDVNLFETVVDHIGALRAQGRKVLLAGWSEGSLDRLCQVLDEHGLKKIETAGDLRVVKATPRDRICAGVLAIEHGFEAADLSVLAEQDILGDRLVRQPKRRRNKDFITEAGALNAGDTVVHVDHGIGRFVGLKTIQAAGAPRDCLELCYAGDDRLFLPVENIELLSRYGGEGADAVLDKLGGGAWQARKSRLKKRLLEIAGKLIAIAAERQMRTAPKLLPPAGLYDEFAARFPYDETDDQLRAIDAVQDDMASGRPMDRLVCGDVGFGKTEVAIRAAFMAALNGMQVAVVVPTTLLARQHYKTFVARFQGLPVRLGHASRLVGGKELARVKKELAEGTIDIVIGTHALLGSGVKFANLGLLIIDEEQHFGVKHKERLKELKSDIHVLTLSATPIPRTLQLALTGVRELSLIATPPVDRMAVRTFVSPVDPLIIRETLLREHYRGGQSFYVCPRISDLEERRQFLEQHVPELKVTVAHGQMAPGQLDDMMNAFYDGQYDVLLSTSIVESGLDIPAANTLIVHRSDMFGLAALYQLRGRVGRSRQRAYALFTLPAGKGLTAGAERRLKVLQSLDTLGTGFQLASHDMDIRGAGNLLGEEQSGHIREVGFELYQQMLEEAVAEMKGESQEDSQWSPQISVGTAVMIPESYVPDLQLRLGLYRRLGDLEEAADIDAFGAELIDRFGALPEEVDHLLKIVYIKALCRRANVEKLDVGPKGVVVQFRNNAFANSVGLVKMIGEQGSMAKIRPDQSIVFAREWATGQKRLNGAALIATQLAKLAESADAGK; from the coding sequence ATGGCTGTTTTTTCTCCTTTCAAAGGCATGGGGCAGGCAAACCATGTCATACTGGATGAGGTTGCCGAGGGCTTTTTACCTTTTGCGCTGGCAAAACTGGTGGAAGAGGCGGGCACGCATCCCGCACCGGTTTTGTTTATTGCCCGTGACGGGCAAAAGCTGGAAGACTTACGCAGCAGTTTAGGTTTTATCCGTCCGGAATTGCCGGTTCTGCATTTTCCCGCATGGGATTGCCTGCCTTATGACAGGGTGTCGCCGGGGCAGGCGGTTTCCGCCCGCCGTCTGTCGGCTTTGGCGGACTTGCGCGCTTTGCGTGATAATCCGCACCCGGCGCTGGTTTTGACTACGGCCAATGCGGTGCTGCAGAAATTGCCGCCGCGCAAGGTGCTGGATGATATGGCGCTTGCACTCAGGCCCGGGCAGCAGTTTGATATGAACCGGCTGGTGCAGACGCTGGAACATAACGGCTTTGAGCGTGTCACAACCGTGCGTGATGTCGGCGAATATGCCGTGCGCGGCGGCATTGTTGATTTGTTTGCGCCGGGTGATGAAGCACCGGTACGGCTGGATTTTTTTGGCGATGTGCTGGAAACTGTGCGCGAATTTGACCCTGCGACCCAGCGCACCGCCGCGACGCGGCAGCTGTTTGATTTGCAGCCGATGAGTGAAATTACCCTGACGGCGGAAACCATCAGCCGCTTTCGCTCGAACTATGTGAAGAGCTTTGGCGCGGCCCAGCGCAATGACGCGCTTTATCAGGCGATTTCCGAAGGGCGGCGCTTTGCCGGCATGGAACACTGGCTGCCGTTGTTTTATGACGGGCTGGAGACTCTGTTTGACTATACCGGAACAATACGGACGGCCTTTGACCATCTGACGGCGGAAGCGCTGGGTGAGCGCCATAAGCTGATCAGTGACTATTATCAGGCGCGCCGCGAGCAGGAAAACGACAAGACGGCGCAAAGCACAGCCGCCCCTTATCATCCCTTGCCGCCGGAAATGCTTTATCTTGCGGTGGAAGACCTGTTTGCGGCACAGCGTCAATGCGGCTCTCGCGTTGATATAACGCCTTTTGCGCAAGCCCCGGGCGGCATGGTGAAAATCATCCATGCCGGTACACAGGCCGCCCGTGATTTTGCGCCGGAACGCAACGCGCCGGATGTCAACCTGTTTGAGACGGTGGTTGACCATATCGGCGCTTTGCGCGCGCAGGGCAGAAAAGTGCTGCTTGCGGGCTGGAGCGAGGGTTCGCTTGACCGCCTTTGCCAGGTGCTGGATGAGCACGGCCTGAAAAAAATCGAAACAGCGGGCGACCTGCGCGTGGTCAAAGCCACACCGCGTGACAGGATTTGCGCCGGTGTGCTAGCGATTGAGCATGGATTCGAGGCGGCAGATTTAAGTGTTCTTGCCGAGCAGGATATTCTGGGCGACCGGCTGGTGCGGCAGCCCAAACGCCGCCGCAACAAGGACTTTATCACTGAGGCGGGTGCGCTCAATGCCGGTGATACTGTCGTGCATGTTGACCACGGTATCGGCCGTTTTGTCGGGCTTAAAACCATTCAGGCCGCCGGTGCGCCGCGCGATTGCCTGGAACTGTGCTATGCCGGTGATGACCGGCTGTTTCTGCCGGTGGAGAATATCGAGCTTCTGTCGCGCTATGGGGGCGAAGGGGCGGATGCTGTTCTTGACAAGCTCGGCGGCGGCGCCTGGCAGGCGCGTAAATCCAGACTGAAAAAACGGCTGCTGGAAATTGCCGGCAAGCTTATTGCCATTGCCGCCGAGCGCCAGATGCGCACCGCGCCCAAATTATTGCCGCCGGCCGGTTTGTATGATGAGTTTGCCGCCCGTTTTCCCTATGACGAAACTGATGACCAGTTGCGGGCGATTGACGCGGTGCAGGATGATATGGCGTCCGGCAGGCCGATGGACAGGCTGGTTTGCGGTGATGTCGGCTTTGGCAAGACGGAAGTTGCCATCCGCGCGGCTTTTATGGCGGCGCTGAATGGCATGCAGGTGGCGGTCGTCGTGCCGACAACGCTGCTTGCGCGCCAGCATTACAAAACTTTTGTGGCGCGTTTTCAGGGGTTGCCGGTACGGCTGGGCCATGCCTCGCGCCTTGTCGGCGGCAAGGAACTGGCGCGTGTTAAAAAAGAGCTGGCGGAAGGGACGATTGATATTGTGATCGGCACACACGCATTGCTTGGCAGCGGGGTAAAGTTTGCTAATCTCGGCTTGCTGATTATTGATGAGGAGCAGCATTTCGGTGTCAAACACAAGGAACGGTTGAAAGAACTGAAAAGTGATATTCATGTGCTTACCCTTTCGGCGACGCCTATTCCGCGCACGTTGCAACTGGCGCTGACCGGTGTGCGTGAATTGTCGCTGATTGCCACGCCGCCGGTTGACCGCATGGCGGTGCGCACCTTTGTTTCGCCGGTTGATCCGTTGATTATCCGTGAAACCCTGCTGCGCGAGCATTACCGCGGCGGCCAGAGCTTCTATGTCTGCCCGCGTATTTCTGACCTGGAGGAACGGCGCCAGTTTCTCGAACAGCATGTGCCGGAACTGAAAGTGACGGTTGCGCACGGGCAAATGGCGCCCGGCCAGCTTGATGATATGATGAACGCCTTTTATGACGGGCAATATGATGTGCTGCTTTCAACATCCATTGTTGAATCAGGGCTTGATATTCCAGCCGCCAATACGCTGATTGTGCATCGTTCGGATATGTTCGGCCTTGCGGCGCTTTACCAGTTGCGCGGGCGGGTGGGGCGTTCACGCCAGCGCGCTTATGCGTTGTTCACGCTGCCGGCCGGCAAGGGGCTGACAGCAGGGGCCGAGCGCCGCCTGAAAGTGCTGCAGTCACTTGATACGCTGGGAACCGGTTTCCAGCTTGCCAGCCATGACATGGATATTCGCGGCGCGGGCAACCTGCTGGGCGAAGAGCAGTCTGGCCATATCAGGGAAGTGGGTTTTGAGCTTTACCAGCAGATGCTGGAAGAAGCGGTTGCGGAAATGAAGGGCGAGAGCCAGGAAGACAGCCAGTGGTCGCCGCAGATTTCTGTGGGAACGGCGGTGATGATACCGGAATCCTATGTGCCCGATTTGCAGTTGCGGCTGGGGCTTTATCGCCGTCTGGGCGATCTGGAGGAAGCAGCGGATATTGACGCTTTCGGCGCGGAATTGATTGACCGTTTTGGCGCATTGCCGGAAGAAGTCGATCATCTGCTGAAAATTGTCTACATCAAGGCGCTGTGCCGGCGGGCGAATGTTGAAAAACTTGATGTCGGGCCGAAAGGTGTGGTTGTGCAGTTCCGCAACAATGCGTTCGCCAATAGCGTCGGGCTGGTTAAAATGATTGGCGAGCAAGGCTCCATGGCGAAAATCCGCCCTGACCAGAGCATTGTCTTTGCCCGTGAATGGGCAACGGGGCAGAAACGCCTGAACGGCGCGGCGCTGATTGCCACGCAACTGGCTAAATTGGCTGAAAGTGCTGATGCGGGGAAGTAG
- a CDS encoding Hypothetical protein (bhsal06570) codes for MDNGQKILREWLARKLKEGGRGTRTALATHLGLRNEVISRMLKPSPERGSEL; via the coding sequence ATGGATAACGGGCAAAAGATATTACGGGAATGGCTTGCGAGAAAGCTAAAAGAAGGTGGCCGGGGCACTAGAACAGCGCTGGCCACCCATTTAGGCTTGCGTAATGAAGTTATATCACGAATGCTAAAGCCGTCCCCGGAACGTGGCTCAGAGTTATGA
- the sdhE gene encoding Flavinator of succinate dehydrogenase (bhsal06550), giving the protein MPESILSASSLDTRRRRIAYRAWHRGIREMDLILGQYVDTHIISLGDGELDALEYIMSFEDRDLLTWFTGEVKTPDDVDTPIFKAILKHRETMDFV; this is encoded by the coding sequence ATGCCCGAATCCATATTATCCGCCAGCAGTCTGGATACCCGCCGCCGCCGTATCGCGTATCGGGCCTGGCATCGCGGAATCCGTGAGATGGATCTGATCCTGGGGCAATATGTTGATACGCATATTATAAGCCTCGGTGATGGCGAACTGGATGCGCTGGAATATATTATGTCATTTGAGGATCGCGATTTGCTGACATGGTTTACAGGCGAGGTGAAAACGCCTGATGACGTTGACACACCGATATTCAAGGCAATCCTCAAGCACCGTGAAACAATGGATTTTGTCTAG
- a CDS encoding Beta-lactamase (bhsal06510), producing MYLKQYVCNVWKPVRNSGLLAIGVCAFVQVAAAAPYAHEKERIGTVRELYDGTLTPDLLVNTLRNIDRIFPTRTVKASGRPRLFKKQDKQITQVTYQHNGEAYDLYDYLALNRVSGMLILKDGKIAYETYQYGNTEGTRWTSMSIAKSITSTLIGAAVKDGYIKSIDDPVTKYVPRLKGSAYEGVSIRNVLMMSSGVQWNETYTDPKSDRRHFLEAQIAQKAGGVMNVMAALPRDSEPGSKNNYSTGETQVLGEILHGAVKKPIAEYLSEKIWKPYGMQADAKWWIDSPGGVEVSGTGLAATLRDFGRFGQFFLDNGVIDGKPVLPEGWAQEASSPKTLKGGEKLDYGYMWWIGETEQSRADKAYFAVGIFGQYLYIDPRERVIIVTTSAEPKPVDKEVIAPEAFFNAVVSQLKEKQQ from the coding sequence ATGTATCTGAAACAATATGTATGTAATGTGTGGAAGCCTGTAAGAAACAGCGGGCTTTTGGCTATAGGGGTGTGTGCTTTTGTTCAGGTGGCTGCAGCAGCACCCTATGCGCATGAAAAGGAGCGGATTGGCACTGTGCGCGAACTGTATGACGGCACACTGACACCTGATTTGCTTGTTAATACGCTGCGCAATATTGACCGGATTTTTCCGACAAGAACAGTCAAGGCTTCTGGCAGGCCGCGCCTGTTTAAAAAGCAGGATAAGCAGATCACGCAAGTGACTTACCAGCATAATGGTGAGGCATATGATTTATATGACTATCTTGCCCTTAACCGGGTTTCAGGCATGTTGATTCTTAAAGACGGCAAAATTGCTTATGAAACCTATCAGTACGGCAATACTGAAGGTACCCGCTGGACATCCATGTCGATTGCCAAATCCATTACGTCAACGCTGATTGGCGCGGCGGTCAAGGATGGTTATATCAAGTCTATTGATGATCCGGTGACAAAATATGTGCCCCGCCTCAAAGGCAGCGCTTATGAGGGAGTCAGCATCCGCAATGTGCTGATGATGTCTTCCGGAGTGCAGTGGAATGAAACCTATACGGATCCGAAATCAGATCGCCGCCATTTTCTTGAGGCGCAGATTGCCCAGAAAGCCGGTGGTGTTATGAATGTGATGGCTGCTTTGCCACGTGATTCTGAGCCAGGCAGCAAAAATAACTACAGTACGGGGGAAACACAGGTTCTGGGTGAAATTCTGCATGGTGCAGTCAAAAAACCGATTGCTGAATATCTTTCCGAAAAAATCTGGAAGCCGTATGGCATGCAGGCTGATGCAAAATGGTGGATTGATTCCCCCGGCGGGGTTGAGGTGAGCGGCACAGGGCTGGCGGCAACGCTGCGCGATTTTGGCCGCTTCGGGCAGTTTTTTCTTGATAATGGTGTGATTGATGGCAAGCCGGTCCTGCCGGAAGGCTGGGCGCAGGAAGCAAGCTCTCCAAAAACTCTGAAAGGTGGAGAAAAGCTTGATTACGGTTATATGTGGTGGATTGGTGAAACAGAGCAATCACGGGCCGACAAGGCTTATTTTGCCGTTGGCATTTTCGGCCAGTACCTCTATATCGATCCCAGGGAAAGAGTCATTATTGTCACAACAAGTGCAGAACCCAAACCTGTTGATAAGGAAGTGATTGCACCGGAGGCCTTTTTTAATGCCGTGGTCAGTCAGCTGAAAGAAAAACAACAATAG